A genomic segment from Triticum dicoccoides isolate Atlit2015 ecotype Zavitan chromosome 1A, WEW_v2.0, whole genome shotgun sequence encodes:
- the LOC119312540 gene encoding uncharacterized protein LOC119312540 isoform X3, translated as MPLRRANWDARRRCRVRRCSTWLCSLRMCGPPSLKADVLAMVMGAACAVAPDGRRGGRETVAACDTVTAGRETASARKTEAERPLCAGVSSRGVERSCSPHIAKGWRPPSPIQLLISCGLNHGDSQRRKNIDHGFNERRKEMNELSAMHELIAFELIVSCYLM; from the exons ATGCCGCTGCGGCGGGCAAATTGGGACGCTCGTCGGCGATGTCGCGTCCGGCGTTGCTCTACCTGGCTCTGCTCGTTGAGGATGTGCGGGCCGCCGTCCTTGAAGGCAGACGTTCTGGCCATGGTGATGGGAGCTGCGTGTGCCGTCGCCCCTGATGGCAGGCGCGGTGGTCGGGAAACGGTGGCTGCGTGTGATACGGTGACGGCGGGTCGGGAGACGGCGTCTGCGCGTAAGACGGAGGCTGAGCGGCCTCTGTGTGCTGGAGTTAGCTCCCGCGGCGTGGAGAGGAGCTGCAGCCCGCACATCGCAAAGGGATGGAGGCCTCCTTCTCCCATCCAGTTGCTGATTTCATGTGGG CTAAACCATGGTGATAGTCAAAGAAGGAAGAATATTGATCACGGTTTCAATGAAAGAAGGAAGGAGATGAATGAATTGAGTGCCATGCATGAATTGATTGCGTTTGAATTGATTGTCTCTTGTTACCTTATGTGA
- the LOC119312540 gene encoding uncharacterized protein LOC119312540 isoform X2, whose protein sequence is MPLRRANWDARRRCRVRRCSTWLCSLRMCGPPSLKADVLAMVMGAACAVAPDGRRGGRETVAACDTVTAGRETASARKTEAERPLCAGVSSRGVERSCSPHIAKGWRPPSPIQLLISCGMYDILYYETLDIPLPEPQGLITLRVAFHQVTHNEVELSQSDAELSYFRSTITRYGRCTSQLRK, encoded by the exons ATGCCGCTGCGGCGGGCAAATTGGGACGCTCGTCGGCGATGTCGCGTCCGGCGTTGCTCTACCTGGCTCTGCTCGTTGAGGATGTGCGGGCCGCCGTCCTTGAAGGCAGACGTTCTGGCCATGGTGATGGGAGCTGCGTGTGCCGTCGCCCCTGATGGCAGGCGCGGTGGTCGGGAAACGGTGGCTGCGTGTGATACGGTGACGGCGGGTCGGGAGACGGCGTCTGCGCGTAAGACGGAGGCTGAGCGGCCTCTGTGTGCTGGAGTTAGCTCCCGCGGCGTGGAGAGGAGCTGCAGCCCGCACATCGCAAAGGGATGGAGGCCTCCTTCTCCCATCCAGTTGCTGATTTCATGTGGG ATGTATGACATTTTATATTATGAGACACTGGACATTCCTTTGCCAGAACCGCAAGGTCTGATAACATTGAGAGTTGCTTTTCACCAAGTTACACACAATGAG GTTGAGCTATCTCAAAGTGATGCTGAACTTAGCTATTTCAGGTCAACAATAACAAGATATGGAAG GTGTACCAGCCAACTGAGAAAATAG
- the LOC119312540 gene encoding uncharacterized protein LOC119312540 isoform X1, with product MPLRRANWDARRRCRVRRCSTWLCSLRMCGPPSLKADVLAMVMGAACAVAPDGRRGGRETVAACDTVTAGRETASARKTEAERPLCAGVSSRGVERSCSPHIAKGWRPPSPIQLLISCGMYDILYYETLDIPLPEPQGLITLRVAFHQVTHNEVELSQSDAELSYFRSTITRYGRYLLSLLHHGSCNSSRLDFYY from the exons ATGCCGCTGCGGCGGGCAAATTGGGACGCTCGTCGGCGATGTCGCGTCCGGCGTTGCTCTACCTGGCTCTGCTCGTTGAGGATGTGCGGGCCGCCGTCCTTGAAGGCAGACGTTCTGGCCATGGTGATGGGAGCTGCGTGTGCCGTCGCCCCTGATGGCAGGCGCGGTGGTCGGGAAACGGTGGCTGCGTGTGATACGGTGACGGCGGGTCGGGAGACGGCGTCTGCGCGTAAGACGGAGGCTGAGCGGCCTCTGTGTGCTGGAGTTAGCTCCCGCGGCGTGGAGAGGAGCTGCAGCCCGCACATCGCAAAGGGATGGAGGCCTCCTTCTCCCATCCAGTTGCTGATTTCATGTGGG ATGTATGACATTTTATATTATGAGACACTGGACATTCCTTTGCCAGAACCGCAAGGTCTGATAACATTGAGAGTTGCTTTTCACCAAGTTACACACAATGAG GTTGAGCTATCTCAAAGTGATGCTGAACTTAGCTATTTCAGGTCAACAATAACAAGATATGGAAGGTACTTGTTGTCTCTGTTGCACCATGGAAGTTGTAATTCCTCTAGACTAGATTTTTACTATTGA